The Actinoplanes sp. N902-109 genomic interval GGGCCGCGTCCCCGGTGACCGTGGCGGGCAGCAACCGCCCGGTGCGGGCCAGCTCGTGCAGCTCGTCCGGGCGTACGCAGCGCACCTGCGGCAGCTCGGCCCGGACCTCGGCGCGCTCGAAGTCGGAGTCGTCGACGAACAGCAGCGCGTCGAGCCCGATGGCGAGCGCCTCGGCCACCGCCCGCACCGAGCCGGACTTGGCCGCCCAGCCCACCTGCGGGTGCAGGAAGTACTCGGCCAGACCGGTGTCGTGCAGCGCGGCCAGCGCCGGCTCGGCGTCGTTGCGGCTGGCGACCGACTGCAGGATGCCGTGCTCGTCGAGGGTGCGGACCAGCTCCCGGTTGCGCTGCGGCACCGTGACCGGGTCACCCTCGACCAGCGTGCCCTCCCACAGCGTCTCGTCCAGGTCCCAGACGACGCACTTGACCAGGTCAGCCATGGGTCACCGGCCGGGCGGGGGAGCGGCGGGCCAGGTCCCCGCCGATCAGGTCCTGCAGCACCTCGTCGGGGCCCTCGATCACCTGGTAGGCGTCGGCGGCCTGGCGCAGCCGTTGCAGCGGGTGATCCTCGACCAGCGCCGCAGCGCCGTGCAGCCGGGTGGCGTGCGCGGTGGCCAGCGCCGCGGCCCGGGCGGCGAGCAGCTTGACCCGGGCGGCGAGCAGGCCGGCGTCGGGCCGCGCGTCGTCCAGGGCCCGGGCCGCTTCCTGTACGGCCAGCCACGCGCTCTCCGCCGCGATCGACGCCTCGGCCAGCGCGCCCCGCACGAGTTGCCGTTCCCCGAGCGGCGCCCCGCCGACCGTGCGCCCCGCGACGTGCTCGGCCGCGAGGGCCACCGCCCGCTGGGCCACCCCAGTGGCGGCGGCCGCGATCAGCAACCGGCCCAGGGTCAGGCACGACGTGGCGACCAGCGGGATGCCGAAGCCGGGCCGGCCGACCACCATCGCCGCCGGCGCCGGCGCGTCGTCGAACGTCACGTCGGACAGCCGCGCGGCGCGCAGACCGGTGGACGGTGGCTCGGGCCGGGCGGTCACCCCGGTGCCGGCGCGCACGAGGGCGCAGGTGCCGCCCTCGGTGCCGTACCCGAAGACCAGGAAGAGATCCGCCACCTGGCCGAAGCTGATCCACCGCTTGCGCCCGCTGACCAGTACGGTGTCGCCGTCGGCGCGCAGCTTGGTGCTCAGGTCGCGGACGTTGCTGCCGGCATCGCCCTCGGTGAGCGCGAACGCCGCGACCTGCTCGCCGCGGGCCAGTACCGGCAGCAGCGTCTCGCGCAGCTCCGGGTTGCCCCAGCGGGTCAGCGCCTGGCACACCATGCTGTGCACCACCAGCAGGCTCTGCAGGCTGGGGGAGTGCGCGGCGACCGTGCGGTGCAGCTCGACCACCTCGGTCAGCGGCAGCCCGGCACCGCCGTGGCGTTCGGGCACCGCCGCACCGAGCAGCCCGTGCGTGGCGGCGGCGTGCACCCCGGCGTCGTCCACCGCCCGGGCCGCCTCCCAGCGACCGGCGGCGGCCACGAAGTCGGCGCCGCCGGGCCAGCGCGTCAGCACCGCTGTCATGCCGTGACCAGCTTGCGGTCCACCAGCGCGGCCAGCCCGTCGATGGTGTCGAGGTTCGCCATGCTCAGGTCGGCGTCGCCGATCTCGATGCCGAACGTCTTCTCGACGAACGCGACGAGCTGGACCGCGCCCAGCGAGTCGATCACGTGCCCGGAGATCAGCGGCTGGTCGTCGGTCAGCCCGGGCATCCCGGTCAGGGCGAGGACGTAGTCGCGCAGCCGGGTTCGCACGTCATCGGGTCGGGTCATGTCAGCTCTCCCCATAGGTGAAATAGCCGGCGCCGCTCTTCTGGCCGAGGTGGCCCGCGGCGACCTTGGCGCGCAGCGCGGGATGGGCCACGTATTCGGCGGTGCCGTGGTGGGCGTGCAGGACGTCGAGGGTGTCCACGACCGTGTCGATGCCGATCAGGTCGGCGGTGCGCAGCGGGCCGGTGCGGTGCCCGAGGCAGCCGCGGAACAGCGTGTCGACCTCGCCGGGGCTGGCCACGCCCTCGTCCACCAGGGCGGCGGCGAGGTTGCAGACGACCATCAGCACCCGGTTGATCACGAAGCCGGCGGCGTCGTTGACGGTGACCCACTGCTTGCCCATCCGGGTGAGCAGCCCGGCTACCGCCGCGAGGGTGGCCCCGGCGGTCTGCGGCCCGCGTACCACCTCGACGGTGCCGATCCGGGCCACCGGGTTCATGAAGTGCACCCCGGCCACCCGGGCCGGGTCGGTGAGCGGCGCGGCGAGCCGGTCGATCGGGATGGCCGAGGTGTTCGCCGCGATGGCGACGCCCGGCTTGAGCACCTCGTCCAGCTCCGCGTAGAGCGCGGCCTTGGCCTGCTCGTTCTCGGTGATGTTCTCGACCACGATGTCCACCCCGGACAGCTCGCCGAGCTCGGTGGTGGTGCGCAGGTCCAGCTCGGTGACCTCCCCGCCGGTGAGCCGGGCCAGCCGCTGGTGGCCGCGGATGCGGGTGACGGCGGCGGCGAGTGCTGCGGGGGTGCGGTCGACGAGCACGACGCTCAGCCCGGCGGTGGCCGCGGCGTGCGCGACGCTGGAGCCGATCGTGCCGGCGCCGACCACCCCGACCGTGTGCGGTGGTGTCTCAGACATTGACCTGGGTCCCTTCCGTGGTTCGGTCTCGAGGGCCGGTCAGCCAGCCCCGGACGTGCTCGACCATCGCGCCGAAGCGGGCGGAGGCGAACACCGCCGAGGAGGGCACGGACCGGCCGGTCAGCTCGCGGATCCCGGCGATCAGGTGCACGCCCATGAGCGAGTCGCCGCCGAGGTGGAAGAAGTGGTCGTCGGGGTGCACCTCGCGCAGCCCGAGCAGCAGCTGCCACTGGGTCCGCAGGTGCTGTTCGAGCGCGTCGCCGTCCGGAGCCGCTGCCGCTACCGGTACCGCCGGTGCCGTCGCGGGGGTGGCCGCCGGTGGCTGATCCGGGAGGAACCGGCGGCGGCGGAGCGCGGGCCTCGGCAGCCGGTCCTTCACCGGCCGCGAGCCGTGCAACGGCGTGAAGTCGAGGTCGGCGCCGTGCGCCCACAACTCACCCAGCGCGGTGAGCAGGGTCTCGGTGTCGGACACCCGTTCGTAGCTCTGCCGGACCGTGCGGACCACCACCGCGTCCGGGTCGGCCTGCAGCACCCACGGCCGGGCCGTGCCCGGACCGACCTCCACCAGCACCCGGACCCGGTCCAGGGCGAGCGCGATCGCGTCGCGGAAGTGCACCGTGTCGACCATGTGCCGGCGCCAGTAGCCCGGTTCGGAGCCCCGGTCGCCCAGCCATTCGCCCAGCACGCTGGAGGCCAGCGGGATGGTGGGCCGGCGCAGGTCGAGACCTTCGAGGTCGTCGCCGAGCAGCCGGGCCGCCTCGGCCAGCTGCGGGGTGTGGAACGGGTGTGCGCTGTCCACCGGCAGCACCGAGTGCCCCGCCTCGCGCAGCCGGGTGTCGAGCCGGGCGATGCCGTCCGGGGTGCCGGAGAAGACACAGTGCCGGGGCCCGTTGTCGGCGGCCAGCCAGGCGTCGTCACCGGCGAACCCGGCCACCTCGCCCGCCCCGGCCAGCACCGCCAGCATCGCGCCCGGCCCGGCCAGTTTGACCAGCTCGGCCCGGCGGTGCACCGCGGACATCGCCGCGGCCAGGTCGATCACGTCGGCGAGTGCCGCGCTGACCCATTCGCCCAGCGAGTGCCCGATCAGGACGGCGGGCTGCAGACCGAGCTCCTGCAACGTACGGGCCAGTGCGTACTCGAAGCAGAACAACCCCAGATGCAGCTGCGGCAGATCCCGCCCGTCCGCCGCGGGCCGGGTCCCGCGCCGCAACATGGCCGCCAGATCGACCCGCTCCGAGCCCGGTGCGGCGCCTTCGGCGTGGAACTGCGGGCCCACCTTGCCGCCGGTCAGCTCGTCGGCGATCGCCACCACACCGCGCAGGTGCCCGGCGAAGACCGGCAGGTCGGCGGCGAGCCCGGCGCCCATGCCCGGGTAGTGGCTGCCGATGCCGGGCAGCACGAACCCGATGCCGTCGTGGCTGCCGGCGCTCGCCGTCTGGGCGCGCAGCCGGTGGGGCTCGAACGCCTCGGCCGGGTCGGCGCTCACCACGACGAACCGGCGTTCCCGCAGCACCCGCCGCCCGGTCTGGGTCGTGCGGGCCAGCGCACCCGCGCGCCCGGGGTCGGCCAGCACCGCCTCGCGCAGGGCCGCGGTCTCGTCGTCCAGGGTCTCGGCCGTGTGGCTGGACACCAGCAGCAGCGCC includes:
- a CDS encoding type I polyketide synthase — encoded protein: MSTDDLAVAVVGLAVRLPGADTPGDYWQLLAGGRSAITRRGTGEGDYVPAYGALPGSGMFDPRRYGISDAEALLIDPQQRLLLEVADEALADAGVDPRTRTVSAYAGVGRNDYLAWVASALAGRPGVDDMALEVANGGDYAATRLAYRLGLTGAAMTVQSACSTALVAVHLACQDLLGFGSDVAIAATSAVRVPGPRGYHAPAGGIGSRSGYCRPFDAGADGTVPGDGAGAVVLKRLADARTDGDDIWAVIRGTAVNNDGSVKSGFAGVSSRAQRDVIRAALDVAGLDPADIDYVEAHGSGTRVGDAAEWDALTEVFGGTGRELRVGAVKANLGHLREAAGIAGLVKTILAVRHRRFAPTPTFRSLPGDLARGGGTLVPLPEPQIWAEPTGGVRRAGVSAFGLGGTNCHVVLEDAPPRPEPEPRPEALLLVSSHTAETLDDETAALREAVLADPGRAGALARTTQTGRRVLRERRFVVVSADPAEAFEPHRLRAQTASAGSHDGIGFVLPGIGSHYPGMGAGLAADLPVFAGHLRGVVAIADELTGGKVGPQFHAEGAAPGSERVDLAAMLRRGTRPAADGRDLPQLHLGLFCFEYALARTLQELGLQPAVLIGHSLGEWVSAALADVIDLAAAMSAVHRRAELVKLAGPGAMLAVLAGAGEVAGFAGDDAWLAADNGPRHCVFSGTPDGIARLDTRLREAGHSVLPVDSAHPFHTPQLAEAARLLGDDLEGLDLRRPTIPLASSVLGEWLGDRGSEPGYWRRHMVDTVHFRDAIALALDRVRVLVEVGPGTARPWVLQADPDAVVVRTVRQSYERVSDTETLLTALGELWAHGADLDFTPLHGSRPVKDRLPRPALRRRRFLPDQPPAATPATAPAVPVAAAAPDGDALEQHLRTQWQLLLGLREVHPDDHFFHLGGDSLMGVHLIAGIRELTGRSVPSSAVFASARFGAMVEHVRGWLTGPRDRTTEGTQVNV
- a CDS encoding acyl carrier protein — encoded protein: MTRPDDVRTRLRDYVLALTGMPGLTDDQPLISGHVIDSLGAVQLVAFVEKTFGIEIGDADLSMANLDTIDGLAALVDRKLVTA
- a CDS encoding acyl-CoA dehydrogenase family protein, which encodes MTAVLTRWPGGADFVAAAGRWEAARAVDDAGVHAAATHGLLGAAVPERHGGAGLPLTEVVELHRTVAAHSPSLQSLLVVHSMVCQALTRWGNPELRETLLPVLARGEQVAAFALTEGDAGSNVRDLSTKLRADGDTVLVSGRKRWISFGQVADLFLVFGYGTEGGTCALVRAGTGVTARPEPPSTGLRAARLSDVTFDDAPAPAAMVVGRPGFGIPLVATSCLTLGRLLIAAAATGVAQRAVALAAEHVAGRTVGGAPLGERQLVRGALAEASIAAESAWLAVQEAARALDDARPDAGLLAARVKLLAARAAALATAHATRLHGAAALVEDHPLQRLRQAADAYQVIEGPDEVLQDLIGGDLARRSPARPVTHG
- a CDS encoding 3-hydroxyacyl-CoA dehydrogenase family protein, with protein sequence MSETPPHTVGVVGAGTIGSSVAHAAATAGLSVVLVDRTPAALAAAVTRIRGHQRLARLTGGEVTELDLRTTTELGELSGVDIVVENITENEQAKAALYAELDEVLKPGVAIAANTSAIPIDRLAAPLTDPARVAGVHFMNPVARIGTVEVVRGPQTAGATLAAVAGLLTRMGKQWVTVNDAAGFVINRVLMVVCNLAAALVDEGVASPGEVDTLFRGCLGHRTGPLRTADLIGIDTVVDTLDVLHAHHGTAEYVAHPALRAKVAAGHLGQKSGAGYFTYGES